In Chelmon rostratus isolate fCheRos1 chromosome 9, fCheRos1.pri, whole genome shotgun sequence, the following proteins share a genomic window:
- the ppid gene encoding peptidyl-prolyl cis-trans isomerase D, with product MSHPTSSDKPSNPENPRVFFDVDIGGERAGRIVLELFADITPKTAENFRALCTGEKGTGKSTGKPLHFKGCPFHRIIKKFMIQGGDFSNHNGTGGESIYGEKFEDENFHYMHDRVGLLSMANAGPNTNGSQFFITTVPTPHLDGKHVVFGQVLKGMGVVKMLESIDTKDDTPVKPCVVADCGEHKDGDSWGVAPSDGSGDTHPDFPEDSDVDFKDVDKVLSVAEDMKNIGNSLFKNQDWQAAVNKYSKALRYLEVGGEQLEEEVQKKLEPTALSCFLNTAACKLKMQLWQDALDSCNEALELNQANTKALFRRAQAWQGLKEYSKAMIDLKKAQGVAPEDKAISNEMKRVQLKIQEEKEKEKKIYAKMFA from the exons ATGTCTCACCCAACATCGTCTGACAAGCCTTCAAACCCTGAAAACCCACGCGTTTTCTTCGATGTAGACATTGGTGGTGAAAGAG CTGGCCGAATAGTTTTGGAGCTGTTTGCTGATATCACCCCCAAGACTGCCGAAAACTTCCGGGCACTCTGCACTGGAGAGAAAGGCACCGGCAAATCGACCGGGAAACCACTGCACTTCAAAGGATGCCCGTTTCACAGAA TCATCAAGAAGTTCATGATCCAAGGAGGTGATTTCTCCAACCATAATGGCACCGGGGGTGAGAGCATCTACGGGGAGAAGTTTGAGGATGAAAACTTCCACTACATG CACGACAGAGTGGGTCTGCTAAGCATGGCCAACGCCGGGCCCAACACCAATGGCTCGCAGTTCTTCATCACTACTGTCCCCACGCCACACTTAGATGGCAAGCATGTGGTCTTCGGACAGGTGTTAAAAGGGATGGGAGTGGTAAAAATGCTGGAGTCCATTGACACCAAGGATGACACCCCTGTAAAG CCATGTGTCGTAGCAGACTGTGGTGAGCATAAGGACGGGGACAGCTGGGGCGTTGCACCAAGCGATGGATCAGGGGACACCCACCCAGACTTCCCCGAGGACTCCGACGTCGACTTCAAAGAT GTTGACAAAGTTCTATCTGTTGCTGAGGACATGAAGAATATTGGAAACAGTCTTTTTAAGAATCAAGACTGGCAAGCTGCAGTCAACAAATATAGCAAAGCTCTAAG GTATTTGGAGGTGGGtggagagcagctggaggaggaggtgcagaagaAGCTGGAGCCCACGGCCCTCAGCTGCTTCctcaacacagcagcatgtaagCTGAAGATGCAGCTGTGGCAGGACGCTCTGGACAGCTGCAATGAG GCTCTAGAGCTCAACCAAGCGAACACTAAAGCACTTTTCCGGAGGGCCCAGGCCTGGCAGGGGTTAAAAGAATACAGCAAAGCTATG ATTGATCTGAAGAAAGCTCAGGGAGTAGCCCCAGAAGACAAAG ctATCAGTAACGAGATGAAGCGAGTCCAACTTAAAAtccaggaggagaaggagaaagaaaagaaaatctatGCCAAAATGTTTGCGTGA
- the etfdh gene encoding electron transfer flavoprotein-ubiquinone oxidoreductase, mitochondrial, whose protein sequence is MFPASRYSSKAHRCIRALKTVQTEYAAPQLYTALNRRTCSSVPTPRITTHYTIHSRDKDSRWEGIEMERFADEADVVIVGGGPAGLSAAIRLKQLANEHGKELRVCLVEKASQIGAHTLSGACLEPTALTELFPDWKERGAPLNTEVTEDVFNILTEKHRIPVPMLPGLPMRNHGNYIVRLGNFVRWLGEQAEELGVELYPGYAASEVLFHEDGSVKGIATNDVGIAKDGSPKDVFERGMELHAKVTLFGEGCHGHLAKQLYKQFNLRENCEPQTYAIGLKELWTIDEKKWRPGRVEHSVGWPLNRNTYGGSFLYHLNEGEPLVALGFVVGLDYTNPYLSPFREFQRWKHHPFIASTLEGGSRIAYGARALNEGGLQSVPKLTFPGGLLIGCSPGFMNVPKIKGTHTAMKSGMLAAEAIFPKVTAESLDSETAGLHIPEYSENLKNSWVWKELYAVRNIRPSFHNYFGLYGGMVYTGLFYWILRGKEPWTLKHCGLDANQLKPAKDCTPIEYPKPDGKISFDLLSSVALSGTNHEGDQPPHLTLKDDSVPVARNLAIYDGPEQRFCPAGVYEYVPMETGDGMRLQINAQNCVHCKTCDIKDPSQNINWVVPEGGGGPAYNGM, encoded by the exons ATGTTTCCAGCTAGCAGATATTCAAGTAAAG CCCACAGGTGTATCAGGGCATTGAAGACAGTACAAACAGAGTATGCCGCCCCTCAGCTGTACACAGCACTAAACAGAAGGACTTGCTCCTCGGTGCCAACACCCCGAATCACAACACACTACACCATCCATTCCCGAGATAAAGACTCAAGATGGGAAG GGATCGAGATGGAGAGATTTGCCGATGAGGCAGATGTGGTGATAGTAGGTGGGGGTCCTGCCGGTCTTTCAGCAGCCATTCGTCTGAAGCAGCTAGCCAACGAACATGGGAAGGAGTTGCGAGTGTGCCTTGTGGAGAAGGCCTCTCAGATTGGAGCACACACCCTGTCAGGGGCCTGTCTGGAGCCCACTGCCCTCACTGAGCTCTTTCCTGACTGGAAGGAACGAGGG GCACCCCTGAACACTGAAGTGACTGAAGATGTgttcaacattttaacagagaaacacagaatcCCTGTCCCCATGCTGCCAG GTCTGCCCATGAGGAACCATGGTAACTACATTGTGAGGCTGGGAAACTTTGTGCGCTGGCTGggggagcaggcagaggagctTGGAGTGGAGCTGTACCCTGGTTATGCAGCATCTGAG gtTTTGTTTCATGAAGATGGAAGTGTAAAGGGAATTGCCACCAATGATGTAGGCATTGCCAAGGATGGTTCGCCGAAG GATGTTTTTGAGAGAGGAATGGAGCTCCATGCTAAAGTCACGTTGTTTGGCGAGGGCTGTCACGGCCACTTGGCCAAGCAGCTTTACAAGCAATTCAACCTGCGTGAGAACTGTGAGCCCCAGACCTACGCCATTGGCCTGAAGGAG CTGTGGACAATCGATGAGAAGAAATGGAGGCCAGGCAGGGTGGAGCATTCTGTGGGCTGGCCTCTGAACAGGAACACATATGGAGGATCCTTCCTGTATCACCTGAATGAGGGAGAGCCACTCGTGGCCTTGGGCTTTGTG GTTGGTTTAGACTACACCAACCCTTACCTGAGCCCCTTCAGGGAGTTCCAGCGCTGGAAACATCATCCCTTCATAGCTTCCACACTGGAGGGAGGCAGCAGGATTGCATATGGAGCCAGGGCGCTGAACGAGGGGGGATTACAg tcTGTCCCAAAGCTGACTTTCCCTGGAgggctgctgattggctgcagccCCGGTTTTATGAACGTCCCAAAGATCAAAGGCACCCACACGGCGATGAAGAGTGGCATGCTGGCTGCTGAGGCCATTTTCCCCAAAGTCACCGCAGAGAGCTTGGATTCAGAGACAGCAG GACTCCATATACCTGAGTACTCTGAGAACTTGAAGAACTCGTGGGTGTGGAAAGAGTTGTATGCAGTTAGAAACATCAGGCCGTCCTTCCACAATTACTTTGGCCTGTATGGTGGTATGGTTTACACTGGACTTTTCTACTGGATCCTCAGAGGAAAAGAGCCATGGACCCTCAAACACTGTG GCCTTGATGCCAACCAGCTGAAACCAGCTAAAGATTGTACGCCGATTGAATACCCCAAGCCCGACGGCAAGATAAGCTTTGACCTGCTCTCGTCTGTGGCCCTGAGCGGCACCAACCACGAGGGCGACCAGCCACCCCACCTGACCCTGAAGGATGACAGCGTCCCGGTCGCCAGGAACCTGGCCATATATGATGGGCCTGAACAACGCTTCTGCCCCGCAG GTGTGTACGAGTATGTTCCCATGGAAACCGGAGATGGGATGAGATTGCAGATAAACGCTCAAAACTGTGTCCACTGTAAGACCTGTGATATCAAGGACCCGAGCCAGAACATCAACTGGGTTGTGCCTGAAGGCGGCGGTGGACCAGCCTACAATGGAATGTGA